The Aythya fuligula isolate bAytFul2 chromosome 5, bAytFul2.pri, whole genome shotgun sequence sequence GAGTGGGTGTTGGAATCCAGCCCAGATGgaaatatcttttaaatttctgatgTATTCAAGAGCAGCCATCCCCAACAGACAAATCCAGCATGTTCCTAACAGTGACTCCTCCCTAACCACCCCTCCCCCTGAAAAGCTAAATCATTATTAGCAGAAAGTTTGAGAAAGCATCAGCACTGTAATTGTCTATCCTGTGTttcaacacagaaatgaagtagGCTaatgcagttttgcagaaatgGGTACTTAACTGCAGCTGTGCATCAGAGTCAAGACTTTTCCGACCATGTTTCATTGTGCACTGTTCTCACCTTAGTACAGTCTTCTAGCATTTGTGTCATTCTGTGGTCTACTCTTTTCATCTTTGAAGTCACCTGTGCAACTTTCTCCACAGCAGGTAAGTATTGGTactgtgttgtttgtttgcaaaaatCTCTTGGAGAAGAGATTTCTGTGTTGTCAAATGGGGAATACAATGTAGATGCTACATGccattttttaatgttcaactgaatttatttttcaaacatgatAGTGTAAACGGTATACCTATTACATAAAAGTGTAAGAATCTTTCAACAGAGCAAAACCCATATGCATAAAAAAGTggtatataaaaaaacaaaaagcaatgtaGCTGATCTAGCCAGTTCCTCTTCCTGTAGCCAGCCCATGTTGAGAAAGAAAGGCACTCTTGTAGCAGGTGAGGGGAAGGAACTTACAGTGATATAATACGCTGATGATCGcagagtccaactcctgactgCACACAGGGCAACCTAAGAGTTGAACCATGTATCCAAAAGTACTGTCCAAATCTTCTGGAGTATTAGATGTGGACCCCTGATTTACCTCATCTGCTTTCCGAGGATGAGAAAAGGCAAGTGAGTGTAGTAAAAAACAGCACATAGTCATGTTCCCACTGTTGAGGAAATGTTTGCATCCTTCATCTTGGAGAAGCATACAACTAGAAACAGCTGGgctgtaaataaatgaattggACTACTTATTTAAGCTGCTACTGTgataaaaggcttttttaaaacaagttttgtcTTCTAACAAGTTCATTGCATTATGTTAGTATACTAAAATAtctaataatataaaaaatatttagcttttcTCTCAAATGGAAATTGCTTTGTACTAAAGTTTGCTTTGAATAAGAGTTGTatatactgttaaaaataatttgcacaaACTAACCCCATTAGTCATTTAAGACAGAAGAGGCCTAAAAGCTTTGGGTTTCCAGGAAGAATAGCATAGATAAAAATACGATTAATGCTGACAACCTAGGTTAACTAGCAACCTAGCTAccatttaagcaaaaaaaaaaaaaaataaaaaaaataaaaatgatatggGCTGGATTTTGAGCTGTGGctcaaaagatgaggaaaagggtataaaaaaaatggagtgaTACAGCATCATGCCTCCTGGGCTCTCCTTTCTAGGCCACCCTCTGTACAGGTCTGCCTTTAGGAGTTGCCCCACAGCTGCAACAGCCACAGCATTAAAcaacctccctcccctgcttcaCTTTTGCTCCTGTCCCGTCATTATTGCACTGTGGTAGCGTGGCAGTGCAGTGGATGGTTGCATATATTGGCCCTATGTTATTCCTGTGctggaaaaaatctttctggGGTCGCTTCAAaccctctgcagctcctgtaCCCTGCTGGAGAggcgggcaggggctgcactGCTGACCAGGCTCCAACTCTATGCCTGTTCTGAACTCCTTCTGCAACCGGTCCATAAAGTAATCCCCAAGACTATTTCTGCCATCCTGGGAACAATCAAGCCTGCGAGCATTGGTCAGAAGATCTCCCATCAGCTTGATCTTCCGGATTTTGGGCCCAATGAATTGTTTCTTGATAGTGCTTGCGCTATGAGGGTCTGCGTTTTCAATGCTTATGGCATAAAGTTCTTCAAAATACCGAGTCATAGTTTTCCACTGTACCATTGCTAGCTCCAGAGCTTTCACCAGACCGACTGCGTAGTCATAGTTTGGTTTCtagaagcaaagacaaaattacATTTACACAGATGAACAGCTCATCTTACCATGTTCAGTGTTTTCCTGCAATTTACTTGGCCCTCTAAATATGACGTGTTAGGATTTTGCAACAACAACTCCTAGCTTGCAGCAGCTGTTATTTCTTGCTGAATTGGATGGCTGTAAACACACCTAAGTGGCAGAACCCAAACACTTTTTCAAGAAACAGGGATTCAACAAGCAacaatggctttttttcccctacagctTACCAAATGCATGGTAGTCCAAAGGGAGTATTCTGCATTAACTATTAAGAGAATACAAACTTGTTAGAGGAATATCCAGCcctttaacaatttttttttttttttttttactggtaaCTTTGAGTTACTCCTTTGTACCTGTGAAACCTGAGTCAGACAGATCTCTTAGTTCAAAGCCTGTCTTGAACTATAACAGATCTGCCTTCTAGGCTTCTATGTGGTTTCAATGTGAAGGCAGACAAGTTGGCTGTCTCAGCATTGAAACAGTTTAAGGAGCCTCACATTATCCATCACAGCACACTGGAAACAGCAGTCTCCAGCTGAGCATAAGGAAGAGGGGACCATTGTTTATATTCTTTTTGGCTAGAAGAGCAACCACACAGAGTTAGGACTGCATGTCTGACAGCTTCCAGGTGCTGTAATCAAGAACAAAAGCACGTGCACTAATAGGACAGGGAAATTGTATCTGGAAATCTAACAGGATGAATGCAGGGAGCTGAAGTACCAACACTATAATGCAAGAAGTTAGAATAATTACAGCTCATTGCAAATGCTTGAAAACTTCTTGTTTGCTACACACCTGGATGGTTTTACCACAGTAATGGCCTCCTCTTTCTTGCTGATACTCCATCAAAGcctctgcagcttttctctcttccagagCTTGATGGCAGAAGAACTTGGAAACATTCGGTAGAGCCACATGTGATTGATCAAAATATTCACcctaagcaaacaaacaacaacaacaacaacaaaaaaaaaaaaacaacaaacaagcaatgtTAGGATTTGCTAGAGATGGGATTTACCTGCAGCAGAACATGACTATCAGAATCCATGAGATGCTTCCAAAAGAACTTGTTCTACCAGCACAATCACTTGAAGGTCTTCATCCACTTTTTCTGCAATAAAGTCTTACTGTCTGCAACAGAAAATCTTTACTTCTATTCGAACTCCTAGCCTTTAATTCTAGATACATAGCCATAAGTACGGATGCT is a genomic window containing:
- the LOC116490337 gene encoding ferritin light chain-like, which gives rise to MAEPRSKRPRVSLPACPAHRPLPAGRLRQSFPVAVEEGLCGVTGALLELAYSLQALGEYFDQSHVALPNVSKFFCHQALEERKAAEALMEYQQERGGHYCGKTIQKPNYDYAVGLVKALELAMVQWKTMTRYFEELYAISIENADPHSASTIKKQFIGPKIRKIKLMGDLLTNARRLDCSQDGRNSLGDYFMDRLQKEFRTGIELEPGQQCSPCPPLQQGTGAAEGLKRPQKDFFQHRNNIGPIYATIHCTATLPQCNNDGTGAKVKQGREVV